Within Planktothrix serta PCC 8927, the genomic segment TCGAAGTCAAGGAACAATATCCCCATGCCTTACTGTTATTTCGGGTGGGGGATTTCTTTGAGTGTTTTTTTCAAGATGCCATTACAATAGCGCAAGAATTGGAATTAGTGCAAACCACGAAACATGGGGGAAAAGAAATCGGGCGAGTTCCGATGACGGGTGTTCCCCATCATGCAGTAGAACGCTATGCTACGATGCTATTAGAAAAAGGCTATGCGGTGAGCATTTGTGATCAAGTCGAAGATGCGGAAATTGCAGCCAGAGAAAAACGTCAAGTGCGTCGAGAAATTACCCGGATTTTAACCCCTGGAACTCTCACCGATGATGGGATGCTCAAAGGTCGTCTGAATAATTATTTAGCAGCAGTTGTGATTGCTGGGGAGCATTGGGGGTTAGCTTATGCGGATGTTTCAACCGGGGAATTTTTAACAACACAAGCGCAAAATTTAGAACAATTAACCCAGGAGTTAATGCGGCTACAACCCTCGGAAGTTTTAGTTCCAATTAATGCGCCGGATCTGGGAAAAATGTTACGTCCAGGAGAAAAATCAACTCAGTTACCGGATTGTTTACCGAATTGTTTTTGTTATTCGTTGCGATCGCAATTTCCCTTTAGTTTAAGTGAAGCTAGAAATCAGCTTTTAGAACAATTTCAACTGCGGTCTTTAGAAGGTTTAGGCTGTGATCATTTGCCTTTAGGAGTGCGGGCGGCAGGAGGATTATTAGATTATTTAGATGATACTCAAAAGGAAAATCCTGTTCCTTTACAACGACTGCGTACCTATACAATTACGGATTATTTAATTTTAGATTATCAAAGTCGTCGCAATTTAGAAATTACCCAAACCGTTAGAGATGGGACGTTACATGGTTCTTTATTATGGGCATTAGATAAAACGAGTACCGCTATGGGGGGGCGGGCGTTGCGTCGTTGGTTATTACAACCGTTATTAGATCTCCGAGGAATTCGAGCCCGTCATGATACAATTCAAGAGTTAGTTGAAAACCATGAATTAAGATATCAATTACAACAATTACTTCGCCAAATTTATGATTTAGAACGATTAACGGGACGGGCGGGAAATGGTACAGCTAACGCCAGAGATTTAGTAGCTTTAGCAGATTCTTTAGGGAAATTACCGGAATTATCTATTTTAGTTATTCAAGGTAATTCTCCCTATTTAAAAGCGTTGCAAACCGTCCCCCCAATTTTAGAAACCTTAGCCCATAAAATTCAAGCTTATTTAGTTGAATCTCCGCCTCAACATTTAAAAGAAGGAGGTGTCATTCGTTCGGGAATTGATGAACAATTAGATGCGATGCGGGTATTAGCAGAAGCAGATCAACAATGGTTAGCAAATTTAGAAGTTCAAGAACGAGAACGCACAGGAATTTCTACTTTAAAAGTGGGTTTTAATAAAGCTTTTGGCTATTATATTAGTATTACTCGATCTAAAATAGATCAAGCTCCGAATGATTATATTAGGAAGCAAACCTTAACCAATGAAGAACGATTTATTACCCCAGAATTAAAGGAACGGGAAGCCCGAATATTAACCGCTAAAGATGATTTAAACCAACTGGAATATGAGCTATTTGTGCGATTAAGATCGGAAGTCGGAGAACATTCAGAATTGATTCGAGATGTGTCTCGCGCCGTGGCTGCTATTGATGTGTTATGTGGGTTAGCGGATATTGCGGTTTATCAAGGCTATTGTCGTCCTGAAATGATCAATAGTCGAGAAGTTAAAATTATTGAAGGGCGCCATCCCGTTGTCGAAAAATCCTTACCCTCTGGGTTTTTTGTGCCGAATACCGCTCAGTTAGGGTGTACGGAGGATACTTTAGAAACGGAAGGAGTTAAACCCTATTCTTACCCCGATTTAATTATTTTAACAGGGCCGAATGCCAGTGGTAAAAGTTGTTATTTACGACAAATTGGCTTAATTCAATTATTAGCGCAGGTGGGGAGTTTTGTCCCCGCTAAATCCGCTAAATTAGGAATTTGCGATCGCATTTTTACCCGTGTAGGTGCGGTGGATGATTTAGCAACGGGTCAATCAACCTTTATGGTGGAAATGAATGAAACCGCTAATATTTTAAATCATGCTACACCCAAATCCTTAGTCTTACTCGATGAAATTGGTCGAGGGACTGCGACTTTTGATGGCTTATCAATTGCTTGGTCGGTGGCGGAATATTTAGCCACAGAAATTCGGTCTCGGACGATTTTTGCCACCCATTATCATGAATTAAATGAATTAGCTTCCATTATTCCCAATGTGGCTAACTATCAAGTTACTGTTAAAGAATTACCCGATAAAATTATATTTTTGCATCAAGTTCAACCCGGAGGAGCCGATAAATCTTATGGAATTGAAGCGGGACGGTTAGCGGGTTTACCGGATGTGGTGATTCAACGCGCTAAACAAGTGATGCGTCAAATTGAAAAGCATAGTAAAATTGCGATGGGATTGAGAAAGGGAATTAAGAAATCCGATAAAAAACAGGATGCGGGAGAACAGTTAGATATTTTTGAGGATTAATTCTAAAAATCGTTTATAATCAGAATAGGGGTGCAACTTTTATTATTGATTGATTTAAAGGATGGAAACCCCATGAATAAAAGATCCCCAACTAGCATTTTTAAAGTCGCTGTTTTTGGGTTAATTCCAATCACGTTAACCCTGGCTACGCCTGCTCATACAGCTATGCAATCGCGTCCAACTGTTTATGCAACTTCTGACCCATTTCTATTAGCACAGACACCTATCGGGTATTGTACCGTTGCTGACCCATCAGGAACACCGTTGAATGTTCGACAAACACCCAATGGAAAAGTGATTGGAAGTCTGAAGAATGGAACGATTGTAGCATTAGGCGTAACGGATGGAAGCGAAGGAGAAAAATGGACTAAAATTATTAACCCATTAGAAGGTTATGTATGGTCAGATTATTTAACGGATTGTAAATATTAATCAGAATAATAGAATATTATGGAATCCAGGAAAAATCAAAATGAGCAATGTCAACGAAATCTTAACAATCAATAATCTTCAAGGTTTTTCTATTCAGGAGTTTATAGAATTACTGAAAGACAAAAAAACACTCTCAGTGCAGTTGTCTGAGCAGGAAATTATAGTATTAGAAATTAGCCAAAAGTTAAAGCCTTTACCGATTGTGGAAGGTTATGTTCCTTCGGGCTGGAAATCAGCCATTTACGAGAATTAAAATGACAATTGTTTTTTTAGATGCAGGAATTTTTATTGGTGCTTTATGTAGTAGCGATTTTTCTTCAAGAGGTATTAGTTTATTAGATACAATTTCTTCGCACTCTGGAAAACGCTTTTTCATATCGCACTTAAATCAGGTCAAGAAGTTGATCAAACTCAATGGCTAATTCTTCAGAAACAGAGTCAATAATATTTGTATCAATTAATCCCGTTTCTTCCGATATAATGGATTGACATGAACCATCCATTAAAGAGTAAACTGCTAAATCTTCTGTTAATAAAGCTTTATAGCGAGGAACAATTTTTTCTAGTTTTTTGATAACTTCATCATTAGCATCCTGATAAATTAAACCTGCTTGAAGTAAATTGTTAATTGCGGTTAAAATATAAGGGCTATGGGTGGTAATAAAAAATTGAAGATTATCAGGCTTAGAGTTAAAAACAGTAGCTATTAATTCAATAATATGTTTTTGAGAAACTGGAAAAATGTGTGCTTCTGGTTCTTCAATATATATCGTCTGACCTCCGCCAATAGTTGATAAAAATGGTATTGTCGATAATAGAACAACTAAAGGAAGTGTTTCTTGTTGACCGGATGAACAATTAGAAATAATAATTTTTCTTCCATCTAAAAATTCCAAAAAATCTTCTCCTTTTTCATGAAAATATTTAGCACACAAAATTTTTTCGACTAAGGGTTGTATTTTCTCCTCGTTTAGTTGTTTTCGCTGTTCTTCAAATTTATTTATTTCCATCATTCTTTTTATGAATTCATACAATGAGCCAAATGTTTCAAGGAATGGATCTAATGATTTTTGAGTTGACAAAACAGAAAATACATTTTTTTGTATATATGCAAAAAATGAACGAATCGCTGGAATAAAAAATTGAATAAAGGTAGATTCATTACCTATATTTGTTTTTAAAAAATTCATCATTTCTATGCGAGTATCTACAGCAAATTTTGCAGGATCAGAAATGAGTTCTTCTAAATTTTTATCT encodes:
- the mutS gene encoding DNA mismatch repair protein MutS, whose amino-acid sequence is MSVSPSASSPPSLPDHSLPPNADYRQLDREKLSEMMQRYIEVKEQYPHALLLFRVGDFFECFFQDAITIAQELELVQTTKHGGKEIGRVPMTGVPHHAVERYATMLLEKGYAVSICDQVEDAEIAAREKRQVRREITRILTPGTLTDDGMLKGRLNNYLAAVVIAGEHWGLAYADVSTGEFLTTQAQNLEQLTQELMRLQPSEVLVPINAPDLGKMLRPGEKSTQLPDCLPNCFCYSLRSQFPFSLSEARNQLLEQFQLRSLEGLGCDHLPLGVRAAGGLLDYLDDTQKENPVPLQRLRTYTITDYLILDYQSRRNLEITQTVRDGTLHGSLLWALDKTSTAMGGRALRRWLLQPLLDLRGIRARHDTIQELVENHELRYQLQQLLRQIYDLERLTGRAGNGTANARDLVALADSLGKLPELSILVIQGNSPYLKALQTVPPILETLAHKIQAYLVESPPQHLKEGGVIRSGIDEQLDAMRVLAEADQQWLANLEVQERERTGISTLKVGFNKAFGYYISITRSKIDQAPNDYIRKQTLTNEERFITPELKEREARILTAKDDLNQLEYELFVRLRSEVGEHSELIRDVSRAVAAIDVLCGLADIAVYQGYCRPEMINSREVKIIEGRHPVVEKSLPSGFFVPNTAQLGCTEDTLETEGVKPYSYPDLIILTGPNASGKSCYLRQIGLIQLLAQVGSFVPAKSAKLGICDRIFTRVGAVDDLATGQSTFMVEMNETANILNHATPKSLVLLDEIGRGTATFDGLSIAWSVAEYLATEIRSRTIFATHYHELNELASIIPNVANYQVTVKELPDKIIFLHQVQPGGADKSYGIEAGRLAGLPDVVIQRAKQVMRQIEKHSKIAMGLRKGIKKSDKKQDAGEQLDIFED
- a CDS encoding SH3 domain-containing protein yields the protein MNKRSPTSIFKVAVFGLIPITLTLATPAHTAMQSRPTVYATSDPFLLAQTPIGYCTVADPSGTPLNVRQTPNGKVIGSLKNGTIVALGVTDGSEGEKWTKIINPLEGYVWSDYLTDCKY
- a CDS encoding AAA family ATPase, which encodes MVEKLIIDNFAGIEHLEIEVKKINIMIGPQASGKSVCAKLLFYFKEFITDLLKAVENDQHKRQLDSFYSAKFKHYFPLIFWGEHDFILRYKLNDHFIQISRKNKFSVLLTYSDYYKDTFSELRKSYRKKQDKNLEELISDPAKFAVDTRIEMMNFLKTNIGNESTFIQFFIPAIRSFFAYIQKNVFSVLSTQKSLDPFLETFGSLYEFIKRMMEINKFEEQRKQLNEEKIQPLVEKILCAKYFHEKGEDFLEFLDGRKIIISNCSSGQQETLPLVVLLSTIPFLSTIGGGQTIYIEEPEAHIFPVSQKHIIELIATVFNSKPDNLQFFITTHSPYILTAINNLLQAGLIYQDANDEVIKKLEKIVPRYKALLTEDLAVYSLMDGSCQSIISEETGLIDTNIIDSVSEELAIEFDQLLDLI